AGCATTAATCATTCGTCCTAGTGGGTCGTGAACGCGGTGGGTAGTTAATATTCCGGAAGTAGACCGGATTAAACTGTCCATAGTCCCTTCACCGCCATCAGCTGCAGGCAATATCTTTATATTTATTGTGGGATCATAACGAAGGATTCCTTCTTCCATCGCTTTTGCTGCTTGTACTGCTGTTAAACTTCCTTTAAACGAATCGGGTGCGACTATGATTTTCACAAATACACCTCCTAATTCTCTTATACATAGAATTATAGTGATAAATAAAGTATTATGCATTATAAAAAAATTTGAATTAACCTCACACTATTAGTGAGAGGTTAATTCCGATTTATTAAAGTTATAAAATAGCTTTTCACTACTAGTAACTACTCCTCTTTTTCCAAAATCGCTTTACCCCCTGAATACAGCCCGCTTGCGGACAAACCCATTAACAATCCAATAAGAATACCCTCATTCACATCATGTGGATGAACATAAATCACCCCAGCCAACACGCTGAATAGCAACGATGCAAGCGGCAAAAACCACTTTTTTCTAAAACCAAAATACTTCAGCACCTGAACTAATCCGATAATTAGCGGAATAAGCGCGACATCGTAAATTTGCACAAGACCGTCCTTTCCTGATTTATATGAAAAAGTATTTAATTTTAATTTAACACCGCAGTAATAGTAATCTATGCAATGATAAAAGAGTCATGAATATATAGTAGCGGTTCCCTTGTATTATTATATTCACATTGAAAAGTTTCGCCCGCTTTCTAAATCCCAAATTCATGTTTAACTAACAGTATTGAGTGGAACTTTATAGATATAATGGAAATGTGTATACTAGAAGTATTATGGAGGTGTGCTTAATGGATTTTTTATTGTACGCTAGTGCGCTCATCGCCGCTCTTTCTTTATTATTAATCGCAATTTTTGTTGTGATTACATTAAAAAGCGCTAAGCAAACGATGGGCGATGTTTCTGAAACATTAAAACGAGTAGAAAATAAAATTGGCGGCATTACTAAACAGTCAGAACAACTACTCGAAAAGACCAACCAAATCGCACAAGATGCAGAAGTCAAAATGCAAAACTTCGAAAGCTTATCGACTACTGCAAAGGATTTAAACAAAACAACAAATTATATGGACCAATCTTTTAAACAAATTTCGGACAAGGTTGCAAATCCTCCAAAAAAGTATTCAGAACTCATGCAACAGACGAATGCAATTACCGAAGTCGCAGCGCGTCTGTATTATGGATTTAAACGCGAACAAGAAAAGAGGCGATAACCATGGGCTTGTTGGAAATTGGCGTACTTATTATCGGTATAGCATTCGCGGTTCTTGTGCTATTTCTAATAAAACCGATAAAAAAACTGACCGATGTACTGGAGAATTTGAAAGAGACAACAGAAAAATTACCAGAGTCTTTTGTTACGATTACCGACCAAACGACATCTGTTCTGCAAGAAGGAAACAAAACAATTGAAAATGTTAATGATCAAGTTAAAGAATTGAGACCTATCTTTGAAATTGTAGGAGATGTCGGTGAAGCTTCACAAGAGTTAACGAACAGCACGTTACAAAAAACAATTGCATTCAAACAAAGAACATCCGAAGCTGTTGAATTTACGAATCGAAAACAATATGAGGGATTATTTGGATTAATGTCGATGATTTATTATTTGTCGCAAAATAAGTTCCTGAAAGAAAAAATTTCAAAAAACAAATAAAAATAACGTGTAGCGGAGGATTACCCCACTACACGTTATTTTTTGTGTTCTCTAATCTCGATTGAGATTTCATTTGTTCGATTTCCATTGCCTTTCTTTCGCCGACTTCATATATTTTTCGTGTTGATCTTTTAGGTATTTCGC
This genomic window from Sporosarcina sp. Marseille-Q4063 contains:
- a CDS encoding DUF948 domain-containing protein, yielding MDFLLYASALIAALSLLLIAIFVVITLKSAKQTMGDVSETLKRVENKIGGITKQSEQLLEKTNQIAQDAEVKMQNFESLSTTAKDLNKTTNYMDQSFKQISDKVANPPKKYSELMQQTNAITEVAARLYYGFKREQEKRR
- a CDS encoding DUF948 domain-containing protein: MGLLEIGVLIIGIAFAVLVLFLIKPIKKLTDVLENLKETTEKLPESFVTITDQTTSVLQEGNKTIENVNDQVKELRPIFEIVGDVGEASQELTNSTLQKTIAFKQRTSEAVEFTNRKQYEGLFGLMSMIYYLSQNKFLKEKISKNK